In bacterium, the DNA window CGAAGGGGTTCGTCGTGCTCGGCGGCGGGGTCGGCACCCTCGCGGAACTGGCGCTCCTCTGGGCCGACGCGAAGGCCGGCAGCCCGCGGGGGCCGATCGTGATCTGGGACGACGTGTGGGCCCGCACCTACGGCGAGCTCGAGGCGGCGGGGCGGATGGAAGGCGGCGCGCGCCGCTGGACGCGCCTCGCCGACCGCGCCGACGCGGCGGTGGCCCTGGCGCTCGACGCGCACGTGCACTGAAGGCGGAGCGATGGCGGACGACAAGAAGGACGACGGGAAGGCGAAGACGCAGGACGGCGGCGGCAAGCCCGCGGCGGAGCGGACCCCCGACGAGGGGCGGACGCTCGTGCACGGGACGCCGCGGGGCGTGCTGCGCGACTACCTCGAGACGATCGTCATCTGCGTGCTCGTGCTCCTCTTCGCGCGCACGTTCGTGTTCATGCAGTCGAAGATCCCCACCGAGTCGATGCTCGACACGCTCCTCGTCGGCGACTACATCCTCGTGGACCGCAATCTCTACGCCGCCCCCGGCGACAGCCCCGCGGGCCTCCTCGGCCAGCGGGAGATCAGGCGCGGCGACGTCGTCGTCTTCAAGTTCCCGGAGGATCCGGACGTCGACTTCGTGAAGCGGGTGATCGGCCTGCCGGGCGAGACGGTGGAGATGAAGGACGGCCGGATGCTGGTGGACGGCAGGCCGCTCGAGGAGCCGTACGTCCTCCCGGAGAACGTCGATCCGCAGGCCAACTACGGGCCGGCGAAGGTCCCGCCCGGGCAGTACTTCATGATGGGCGACAACCGCGCCAACTCGCGCGACTCGCGCTACTGGGGCTTCCTCCCCCGCTCGCTGGTCAAGGGGCGCGCGTTCTTCATCTGGTACTCGTTCGAGGAGCAGCGGAACGACCAGGAGAACGTCGGGCTGCGCCGGCTGCAGTCGATCGCGCGGAAGATCTACCTCTTCCCGACCCGCACCCGCTGGGGACGTCTCTTCTCGATCATCCGCTGACGCTGCGGCGGCGCCGCGGCGAGACGCGCGACGCGGGGCCCGCCCGTCGTCCGCGCGTTCTCGCCGGG includes these proteins:
- the lepB gene encoding signal peptidase I, with the translated sequence MADDKKDDGKAKTQDGGGKPAAERTPDEGRTLVHGTPRGVLRDYLETIVICVLVLLFARTFVFMQSKIPTESMLDTLLVGDYILVDRNLYAAPGDSPAGLLGQREIRRGDVVVFKFPEDPDVDFVKRVIGLPGETVEMKDGRMLVDGRPLEEPYVLPENVDPQANYGPAKVPPGQYFMMGDNRANSRDSRYWGFLPRSLVKGRAFFIWYSFEEQRNDQENVGLRRLQSIARKIYLFPTRTRWGRLFSIIR